The Swingsia samuiensis genome contains the following window.
GCTGGTGGTCTGGGCTGTTTCCCTCTCGACAATGGACCTTAGCACCCACTGTCTGTCTGCCGGGCTATACTCCTGGGTATTCGGAGTTTGGTTAGGTTTGGTAAGGCTTTGGGCCCCCCTAGCCCATCCAGTGCTCTACCCCCCAGGGTAAACACCCGACGATCTACCTCAATAGATTTCGCGGAGAACCAGCTATCTCCGAGTTTGATTGGCCTTTCACCCCTAGCCACAGCTCATCCCCGACTTTTTCAACAGGCGTGGGTTCGGCCCTCCAGTGCGTGTTACCGCACCTTCAGCCTGGCCATGGCTAGATCACTCGGTTTCGGGTCTTCTGCCAGCAACTCATGCGCCCTATTCAGACTCGCTTTCGCTACGCCTACACCTATCGGCTTAAGCTCGCTGCAAACAGAAACTCGCTGACCCATTATACAAAAGGTACGCCGTCACCCCATATGAGGCTCCGACTGCTTGTAGGCGTCCGGTTTCAGGTCTCTTTCACTCCCCTTATCGGGGTGCTTTTCACCTTTCCCTCACGGTACTTGTTCACTATCGGTCACTAAGGAGTATTTAGGCTTGGAGGGTGGTCCCCCCATGTTCAGACAGGGTTTCACGTGCCCCGCCCTACTCAAGTCCATATCAATGCATTACGCATACGGGGCTATCACCCATTATTGCCGGACTTTCCAGACCGTTCTGCTTATCATTAACATGGCACTGGCCTGCTCCGCGTTCGCTCGCCACTACTAGCGGAATCTCTGTTGATGTCTTTTCCTCCAGGTACTGAGATGTTTCAGTTCCCCGGGTTCGCCTCTTACACCTATGTATTCAGTGCAAGATCCTCTTACGAGGGGGTTGCCCCATTCGGATATCCACGGATCAAAGCCTGTTCGCAGCTCCCCATGGCTTTTCGCAGCGTACCACGTCCTTCATCGCCTCTTAGTGCCAAGGCATCCACCGAACGCCCTTCTCATTCTCACACCTTCTTCATCATCGCTGATGAAGCACATGCACAGAAACCAATCACACTTAAAAAGTGCTCATGACTTCCACCATATACGGTGTCAGACACACTTTATTCATTCGTCACAATCTGAATGCTTTCGCCATTCTCTCAGCGTTATCTCGTTAAACAACACAAGATAACGGGTCAGACCAACCCGAGAACAGCACACGCAGATCGTGCACCAACCTATTCACTCTCTTAAAGAACCAACATCCCTGACGTCATCTCTCATAAAGGAGACAAGATCAGGAAACACTTTTCCATTTCCTACGATTTCCCAAAAACCAGTTATCACCACACCACAGTCCATCTTCTTCAACGCAGAAAACATGATGCAACATGGTGGAGGCAGACGGGTTCGAACCGACGACCCCCTGCTTGCAAAGCAGGTGCTCTACCAGCTGAGCTATGCCCCCAAACTCTGGTGGGCCAGGGAGGACTTGAACCTCCGACCCCACGCTTATCAAGCGTGTGCTCTAACCAACTGAGCTACTAGCCCGGGAAAATCACAGGAAGGGATATGTTGACGGCGCCTTGATCTCTATTTCAGGATCGTCTGGCTGCCTTTACCGTTATCAGTAAAGGACTTTAATTTCGGAATTCTCCAACGTATCAGAGAATTTCCTTGAAAGGAGGTGATCCAGCCGCAGGTTCCCCTACGGCTACCTTGTTACGACTTCACCCCAGTCGCTGATCCGTCCGTGGTCGGCTGCGTCCCTTGCGGGTTCGCTCACCGACTTAAGGTCAAACCAACTCCCATGGTGTGACGGGCGGTGTGTACAAGGCCCGGGAACGTATTCACCGCGGCATGCTGATCCGCGATTACTAGCGATTCCACCTTCATGTACTCGAGTTGCAGAGTACAATCCGAACTGAGACGGCTTTTAGAGATCAGCATTGTGTCACCACATAGCTTCCCACTGTCACCGCCATTGTAGCACGTGTGTAGCCCAGGACATAAGGGCCATGAGGACTTGACGTCATCCCCACCTTCCTCCGGCTTGTCACCGGCAGTCTCTCTAGAGTGCCCACCCAAACATGCTGGCAACTAAAGACAAGGGTTGCGCTCGTTGCGGGACTTAACCCAACATCTCACGACACGAGCTGACGACAGCCATGCAGCACCTGTGCGGGAGGTCCGAAGAAATAGACATCTCTGTCTACAGCCTCCCCATGCAAGCCCTGGTAAGGTTCTGCGCGTTGCTTCGAATTAAACCACATGCTCCACCGCTTGTGCGGGCCCCCGTCAATTCCTTTGAGTTTCAACCTTGCGGCCGTACTCCCCAGGCGGTGTGCTTAGCGCGTTAGCTTCGACACTGAGTAACTAAGTTACCCAACATCCAGCACACATCGTTTACAGCGTGGACTACCAGGGTATCTAATCCTGTTTGCTCCCCACGCTTTCGCGCCTCAGCGTCAGTATCGAGCCAGGTTGCCGCCTTCGCCACCGGTGTTCTTCCCAATATCTACGAATTTCACCTCTACACTGGGAATTCCACAACCCTCTCTCGAACTCTAGTCTGGACGTATCAAATGCAGTTCCCAGGTTAAGCCCGGGGATTTCACATCTGACTGTCCAAACCGCCTACACGCCCTTTACGCCCAGTCATTCCGAGCAACGCTAGCCCCCTTCGTATTACCGCGGCTGCTGGCACGAAGTTAGCCGGGGCTTCTTCTGCGGGTACCGTCATCATCGTCCCCGCCGAAAGTGCTTTACAATCCGAAGACCTTCTTCACACACGCGGCATTGCTGGATCAGGGTTGCCCCCATTGTCCAATATTCCCCACTGCTGCCTCCCGTAGGAGTCTGGGCCGTGTCTCAGTCCCAGTGTGGCTGATCATCCTCTCAAACCAGCTATCGATCATCGCCTTGGTAGGCCTTTACCCCACCAACTAGCTAATCGAACGCAGGTTCCTCCATAGGCGACTTGCGCCTTTGACCCTCAGGTATCATGCGGTATTAGCACCAGTTTCCCAGTGTTGTCCCCCACCTATGGATAAATCCCTACGCGTTACTCACCCGTCCGCCACTAACCCCGAAAGGTCCGTGCGACTTGCATGTGTTAAGCATGCCGCCAGCGTTCGCTCTGAGCCAGGATCAAACTCTCAGGTTCAATCCTCTAAACCCAAATAAAAAAAACGTTAGCCATTCAAAGCATCTAAAAGATACATCAACGGTCACGTTCCAATATCTAGTCTCAGGAAAATTAACCCTACAACAAAACATCAAAACGCCGCCAACATATCCCTTCCATCTATCTTCAATTCTCAAAGAACAAAAACACAACAATCCAGCTCAGAAACATCCGCCCCTAAGCCACCAAAGCTGCGTCAGTGATCCGCCTTATAAGCAACACTCACCTTCATGTCAACTAAAAATCAAAAAAAATTAACATAAACTAAAATTACAAGATAAAATTAAACCTTTCCGTGAATCCTGCGCTATCTATAGCAAATACTATCTGCACATCTCGTTCATGTCCCGCACATGAACAGGTTGGAAAAGTTTTCAAACATTCATTTATAATGGAGAATAACGTGAACCTACCTGATGCCAACAGCAAAGAATATCCGTCATCCGTCCGCAAAGATGGTGAACTAAAACTGGTAATTTTTGATTGCGATGGCGTTCTTGTAGACGGTGAACATCTTTCAACTGCTCAAATGGCGCGTGAAGCCCGTAAATATGGGTGGGATCTTAGCGATGAAGAAGCACACGCTATTTTCTCAGGCGGCGAGTTAGCCAAAATTGGCGATATGATTGCTGAAAAAACCGGGAAAAAACTTCCTGATGATTGGGACATGATGATGCAACGTCGCATTGTCAACATGATGAAAACAGACGCTGAAACTGTTGATGGCGCGGAAGATATGCTCAATTCCGTGCTCGCTATGGGATTACCTGTCCGCGTAGGCTCCAATTCATCTGGTGCTGAAATGGAAGCAAAATTTGCCAGCACAGGGCTGGATCAAGTTTTAGAAGATGACCGTATCCATTCTGGACGTGACTTAGAAATGCCTAAACCACGCCCAGATATTTACCTTCATGCTGCTGAACAAGAGAATGTTGAGCCAACAAACTGTATCGTTTTAGAGGATTCTGACGCCGGCGTTGAAGCGGCTCGGCGCGCTGGAATGGCATGCGTTCTACTGCGTCCACTCGATAAAGAAGGTCCCGAATGGCCTGGGCTTTTGCGTATTGGCCATTTATCTGAGTTCCCTAAAATTTTACGAGAGATCCTCAAGCAACAACGCGCACACCGCGAAAAAAAATAGTAAACTAATTGTTACAACGCCTCCTGCAACTCGCTGGAGGCGTTCCTAAACTGCAATTTATTCAAAAGTTTTTCATACAGAAACTAATCGTTTCTATTTTTTCTATATTCCCCTCATTTAATCTTTATGCATAGTGCCCCCCGGACATTAGGAATAACGTCATGGGGTTTTTTTCTTTTCTGCAGAATCTTTTTTCTGCACCATCAGATAATTCACAAGAAACAAAAGAGACAAAAAAAATGGCAAAAGTTCTCGTACTTTACTACTCAACCTATGGTCATATTGAAACAATGGCAGCTGCTGTTGCAGAAGGTGCACGTGCAGCTGGTCTAGAGGTTGATGTAAAACGTGTTCCAGAAACCGTTCCAGAAGAAATTGCAAAAGCTAATCATTTCAAGGTTGATCAATCCGCTCCAATTGCAACACCTGATGAACTCGTAAACTACGATGCCATCATCGTTGGAGCACCAACACGCTTTGGTCGTCTTCCTGCTCAAATGGCCGCTTTCTGGGATCAAACAGGCGGACTATGGTTCAAAGGCGCACTAATTGGTAAAGTCGGCGCTGTCTTCACATCCACAGGCGTACAACATGGTGGCCAAGAAACCACTCTGTACTCCTTAATGTCTAACTTGCTGCATCATGGCATGGTAATCAGTGGCCTTCCTTACAGCTTCCAAGGTCAAGGCCGTATGGACGAAATTACAGGTGGTTCACCTTATGGTGCAACAACACTTGCTGGTGCTGACGGTTCCCGCAGCGTAAGCGAAAACGAACTTGACGGTGCAAAGTTCCTTGGTCAGCGCGTTGCTGAACTTGCTAAGAAATTAGCTTAATTTCATCTTCATAATGGTTTGTGTTTTTTCATAAACCATTATGAAGCGTCTTAAAACACTTAAATTTTATCTCATTTAGTCAATCTAATACTTTCACAATAATTATAACGCTATATACATTTTATTCATTTCAAAATCTATACAGCGAACTATTTTATGAAACCTCCTGCTCTACCCTCTCCTACACGTACAAAGCTTTTCAAAAAAATTGTCGTATTGGTTGTAGGTCTTTTTATAATCTTATTAATCAATCCATTTTATCAAATTGCCTCAGGTTATTGCGGAATCGAACTCAATTTTGGTTCTGTTCAACCCATTGCTCTACAACCGGGGCTACATTTTGCAATTCCTGTTTATCAACATATTGCTGAAGTTTCTACTCAGCCTCAAACTGTCCGCTCTCAAGAGCGTGCCGCAACACATGACCTTCAAGACGTACATACGACTGTCTCTGTTACGTTCCATATTAATCCAATTGACGCTCCTAACTTTTTCCGTGATTTCAGAACCCTCGAAACTCTCGGACAACGCATTATCGAACCAACCGTATCAAACGATGTGCGAGCGATTACTGCAAATTATAATGCTGAAGAATTAATTACAAAAAGAGATTTAGTTGATAATCAGATTAAAGAACTCGTTATTAAATCTCTTTTACCATATCATTTAAATATTGAAGCTGTGAATATAGCAAATTTTGAATTCTCTCCGGCCTATAATCAAGCGATTGAAGCCAAGCAGGTAGCGCAACAACAAGCTCTGCAAGCCCAATACACGCTTCAACAAGCACAAATTTCAGCGCAGGAACAAGTCGTTCAAGCAAAAGCACAAGCAGATGCTGCTATTGCAACTGCTCAAGGACAAGCGCAGGCCCTTTTGGTCACATCCCAAGCGCAAGCCAAAGCTAATAGTGCTATATCTCAATCTTTAACACCCGCGCTTCTTCAACAAAAAGCGCTCGATCGATGGAATGGAACAATGCCAACATATCTAAGTGCTGGTGCTGCATTACCATTCATCAGCAGCAATACTTTCCAAGGTAAATAAGCCCAATAAGAAACCCACAAGCACATTTTTTTGGGTTTCTTATTCTCCTTATTCGACCGTTTTAAAGACTCTCGCATACAAAGTCGGGAAAACAATTAACGTTAATAATGTGGAGGTAATAAGCCCTCCTATAACTACGGTCGCCAAAGGCTTTTCTACTTCAGCTCCCATACTCCCAGAAAAGGCCATCGGAAAAAAACCCAAACTCGCAACGCTTGCAGTCGCCATGACAGGGCGAAAACGCGCTTTTGCTGCCTCCAGCGATGCTTGCCGGATATTCATTCCTTCTTTTTCAAAAATCCTAATTTGGCTCACTAAAACAACACCATTCAATATTGCGACCCCAAACAAGGCGATAAACCCTATACCTGCAGCGATACTAAAAGGCATACCTCTCACATAAAGAGCTAATATTCCGCCCGTAGCAGCTATCGGTAAATTAATAAAAACAAGGGAAGACGCTTTTACAGACCCAAGAGCAGCAATAAGCAGGGCAAAGATAACCGCAAAAGCAATCGGCAACACAAGCAATAAACGAGCAACGGCTGAACGCAAATTTTGAAATTGACCCGCCCAGACAATCTGATATCCCGGCGGCATCTTAACTTTGTCCTGAACGGCTTGCTGTGCCTGAGAGACGAAAGAGCTCACATCCCTCCCTCGCACATTTGCCTGAACAATTATACGCCTATGAACTCGATCCCGATCAATCCGTGTCCATCCGTCCACACTTACAACTTTACAAACACTCCCAAGTGGAACCCAGCCATGCCCATCAGCACGATGAATCGGTAATTTCTCTATTTTTGAAATCGAATTTACAGAAATATGAGCCAAACTAACTTGCACTGGGATAATTGAATTATTCAAAATAACGGACTTACCAACGTAGCCACCAATTGCCGTTATCTCATCCAAAATATCTGAAACAGCTACGCCATAACGAGCCGCGGCATCACGGTCTACATCCAAGTGCAAGAATGGCATAACTCCTCCTCCAAGTAATGCCACATCTGCTGCCCCTGGAACTGAGTTCACAACACTACTTACCTGCTCAGCTAAACCATTCAACTCATCTAAATCATCACCATAGATCGAAATAGCCAGTTGGGTTCGAACTCCCGATAACAAATCATCCATCCGCATTTGAATCGGCTGCGACCATTCGTAACTGGCACTCGGTACTTTTTCCTTTAAAGCGGCCGACATATCTCGAACGAGGTCTGATTGCGTCGTATGATGCGAGCCCCACTGAGAGCGTGGTTTCAAAATAATAAAGCTATCAGCCTCATTTTGTCCCATTGGATCTGTTGGAATAGCAGCTGTTCCAATATTACTGACAACTGTTTTTACCTCGGGAAATGAACGAATAATTTTTTCTTCTCTGGTCACGCCTTCAATCACAGTATCAAGAGAAGCACTTGGCAAACGTGTCGCAGCAACGGCTAAAGACCCTTCTTCAAGCGTTGGAACAAACTCTCCTCCCAATCGAAAAGTTAACCCCATCGATAATATAAAAAGCAAAGTCGTTCCTAAAATCACCGTTCGACTATGCTGCTCTGTCCATAATAATGCCGGATCATAATATTTACGTAAAAAGCGAATAAAGCGTGTTTCATGATCTTCTGAGACAGGATGACGCAAAAACACAGTTGCAAGAACAGGGATACAAACAAAACAATAGACAAGAGAGGTAAGCAAACCCATGACAACCGTCTCTGCCATAGGTCTAAACATTTTTCCCTCAATGCCTTGAAGCGACAAAATAGGTAAATAAACTGCTATAATTACAAAAATTGAAAATGTTACAGGACGAATGACAAGCCGAGCAGATTGAACGGCTGCGTCTTTGACCGATCTTTGTTCGCCCTCAACCTGACGAATAGTCAAGAAATGTTCGATAATAACTAAAGAGCTATCAACGATCATTCCAAAATCGATCGCTCCCAAACTTAA
Protein-coding sequences here:
- a CDS encoding HAD family hydrolase — encoded protein: MVIFDCDGVLVDGEHLSTAQMAREARKYGWDLSDEEAHAIFSGGELAKIGDMIAEKTGKKLPDDWDMMMQRRIVNMMKTDAETVDGAEDMLNSVLAMGLPVRVGSNSSGAEMEAKFASTGLDQVLEDDRIHSGRDLEMPKPRPDIYLHAAEQENVEPTNCIVLEDSDAGVEAARRAGMACVLLRPLDKEGPEWPGLLRIGHLSEFPKILREILKQQRAHREKK
- the wrbA gene encoding NAD(P)H:quinone oxidoreductase; protein product: MAKVLVLYYSTYGHIETMAAAVAEGARAAGLEVDVKRVPETVPEEIAKANHFKVDQSAPIATPDELVNYDAIIVGAPTRFGRLPAQMAAFWDQTGGLWFKGALIGKVGAVFTSTGVQHGGQETTLYSLMSNLLHHGMVISGLPYSFQGQGRMDEITGGSPYGATTLAGADGSRSVSENELDGAKFLGQRVAELAKKLA
- a CDS encoding prohibitin family protein, yielding MKPPALPSPTRTKLFKKIVVLVVGLFIILLINPFYQIASGYCGIELNFGSVQPIALQPGLHFAIPVYQHIAEVSTQPQTVRSQERAATHDLQDVHTTVSVTFHINPIDAPNFFRDFRTLETLGQRIIEPTVSNDVRAITANYNAEELITKRDLVDNQIKELVIKSLLPYHLNIEAVNIANFEFSPAYNQAIEAKQVAQQQALQAQYTLQQAQISAQEQVVQAKAQADAAIATAQGQAQALLVTSQAQAKANSAISQSLTPALLQQKALDRWNGTMPTYLSAGAALPFISSNTFQGK
- a CDS encoding efflux RND transporter permease subunit, with translation MFDFFQRQRFFIFGLLVALCVGGIVAVNGLPVEPVPDISPRQVMVSATVPGLATEEVEKLLTFPMEVSFTGLPGVIDLRSVSRTGVAVVYLQFEDHTNIDFDRTLVAERLTTARDNIAVPHVSIQMGPRATGMGEIMQFQLVGPGYSLMDLNRVLQWNVIPQLKLLPGVADVNGNGGAEETYQVVLDPVRLRAYNVSVPEVYSAMDANNASAGGGWINHHAEQQVIIGRALINDLPSLGMIPVKMGKNGSVVRVKDVGRVVLGPRTRLGAATRDGKGEAVIGVVLMQDGASSNAVLSKINKTLPQIQHSLPPGMKIVPYYERSVLTEETISTVKENLVIGAFLVLFVLIVVLGDWRAALVISSAIPVALLCAFIGMRIFGVSANLLSLGAIDFGMIVDSSLVIIEHFLTIRQVEGEQRSVKDAAVQSARLVIRPVTFSIFVIIAVYLPILSLQGIEGKMFRPMAETVVMGLLTSLVYCFVCIPVLATVFLRHPVSEDHETRFIRFLRKYYDPALLWTEQHSRTVILGTTLLFILSMGLTFRLGGEFVPTLEEGSLAVAATRLPSASLDTVIEGVTREEKIIRSFPEVKTVVSNIGTAAIPTDPMGQNEADSFIILKPRSQWGSHHTTQSDLVRDMSAALKEKVPSASYEWSQPIQMRMDDLLSGVRTQLAISIYGDDLDELNGLAEQVSSVVNSVPGAADVALLGGGVMPFLHLDVDRDAAARYGVAVSDILDEITAIGGYVGKSVILNNSIIPVQVSLAHISVNSISKIEKLPIHRADGHGWVPLGSVCKVVSVDGWTRIDRDRVHRRIIVQANVRGRDVSSFVSQAQQAVQDKVKMPPGYQIVWAGQFQNLRSAVARLLLVLPIAFAVIFALLIAALGSVKASSLVFINLPIAATGGILALYVRGMPFSIAAGIGFIALFGVAILNGVVLVSQIRIFEKEGMNIRQASLEAAKARFRPVMATASVASLGFFPMAFSGSMGAEVEKPLATVVIGGLITSTLLTLIVFPTLYARVFKTVE